The Oceanispirochaeta sp. DNA window GAAGGGATTGGATATAGCAGAACACGGAACCGAATCCTATGCGGGATTCCAGATTTTCCAGAATATCTAAAGCTAAGGACAGGAGGCCATACATATGAAATTGATAGTCGCATATATTCAGCCTGAAAAACTGAATGCAGTAAAACAGGAATTATTCAAAGATGAAATCCACAAGATTTCAGTGACAAACGCCATGGGATGCGGGCAGCAGATGGGTTACACTGAAACCTACCGTGGTGTCGATATGGAAGTGAACCTGCTCAAAAAGGTCCGTATTGAAATCGCAGTAACAACTGCCTTCGTACAGCCCACAATTGATGCCATCATCCGTGGTGCCAGAACAGGAGAGATCGGCGATGGAAAGATTTTTATCCTTCCCATCGAAGAAGCCATCCGTATCAGAAGCGGAGAAAAAGGGGACGCCGCCATCGGCTGATCCCAGCTCTATCCTTTGATTTAACACCAGACCCGGCTGACCGCCGGGTCTTTTTATTTGTAAACTGATATTAGATTATGCAATTCGGATAACACATAGAAATGCTGTTATTATGAAATTCATTATAATGGACT harbors:
- a CDS encoding P-II family nitrogen regulator, with translation MKLIVAYIQPEKLNAVKQELFKDEIHKISVTNAMGCGQQMGYTETYRGVDMEVNLLKKVRIEIAVTTAFVQPTIDAIIRGARTGEIGDGKIFILPIEEAIRIRSGEKGDAAIG